The Candidatus Lokiarchaeota archaeon DNA segment GGGCCTTTAATCAGTGATGAAGTGGTAACTCATTCTATGATTCTAAAATTTAAATGTCTAACACCTCATGCATAGAGCCATGTCTTTGGTGTCTGTTGTAACGGGAGAACGTGGTACTGAACCCGTATTTAGAGCAATTGACCTGATACCGTTCGAGGATACCCTTGAGCCCTATGAAACTGTCTTGGTAAAACCAAATCTGATCACAGGTCACACCTTCGAGACTGGGATAACAACTGACCCCATAGTGGTCGAAGCGGTAATCATGAAGATCATGGATCTTGACAAGAAGGCTATAGTGGTTGAAACAGAGGGTGGAATCACATCGCCAGACGAAGCGATTGTTGAGACAGGTATGATGGATGTGATTGAGCGACTCGGTTCTGAGTACATCAACATGGGCAAGCTTGACGATAAGGTTGAACTGGAGGTAGAGAAACCTCGGGCAATTGAGGAATTCAAGGTAGCCCGAATTGCAGTGGAATCAGCTATCATCACGGTACCATCCATGAAGACGCTGAGTCATACAACAATCACTATGGGACTAAAGAACATGTTCGGCATGCTCACCACACGTAACAAGTATTCCATGCACAAACTGGGCACGAACAACTTCGTCTACGATATCTGCAAAACCCTCCCCCCCACACTCAGTGTCATCGACGGGTTCTTCGGCAAGTCTGGTGGTGGTCCGTGGAGTGGCAAACCGGTGAAGATGGAAACAATCATAGCTAGTGTCGATCCGGTAGCTGCAGATGCAACGGCTGCAAGGTGCATCGGGGTCGATCCCTATACTATAGACCATGTCCGCTGGCTCTATGAGGCGGGCATGGGTGAAATCACTGATATAGAGGTTGTGGGCGATGGCATTGATGCTGTTTATCAGGAGTGGGAACTGAATACGGAGTAGATGTAAAATGGATCCAATCAGCTTACCCACGCCTGAGAAAAGCGGTGGAAAGCCCCTGCTGGAAGCCCTGCAACTCAGAAAGACCACCCGGCAAATCAGTTCGAAAGAGATCCCGCTACAGGTTCTGTCGAATCTCCTCTGGGCGGCTTTTGGAATCAATCGTGAGAAGGCGTCCTTTGGCAAGCCCGGTCGTACTGCTCCATCAGCAAGTAACTCACAGGAAATCGACCTCTATGTCGCTTTGAAGGACGGTCTCTATCTGTACGAGGCATTCCCTCATCGGCTTGCTCCTGTTACCGATGGGGACTTTCGCACATTGTCCATCTACCGTGGAGCATCAAGGCTAACAAAGCATGCCCCGGTGAACATTTTCTATATCGCAGACCTTACATGTTATGATACTGGACCTGACCAACCTGACCCCCATATTGGAGAACCCGAAGTTCAGAAATCGTATTATTATACGGATACGGGATTCATCGCACAGAACGTCAATCTCTTTGCCGCTTCAGAAGGATTAGCCGCATGGTTTCACAACTGTGACAGAGATAGGATTAGAGCCAAATTCGATTTGCGTCCTACTCAGCGAGTCCTTTTCGCACAGACAGTAGGGTACCCCCCATGAGCATCCATCGTATGATAAGTCTTTGAAAATTAATACAAGAATGAGATTATCGGAGAGCCAGTATCTCCTAATTCAGCTCGTAGCTCGCCATTTCCATTTTTCATGAACCAAATTCTTATTTCGTTTCAGGTTCCGTAGTGTTCATGCCGTCCAAACTCGCTCAGAAAGCAACGAAACTGATGGAAGCGCAACGGGGTCACTGTGCTCAGGCGATATTTACCACGTTTGGTGAAGACATCAGCGGAGGAAAAGTAGACTTTGACACCTGCATGAAGATATCCGCTTGGAATCTTCACAAGGGCAAGACTCTCGTGATGGGTACATCAGCTCACCGCTACTACTGTCCGAGACGAGCAGACCGAAAACGGTGCTGGTGCGGTACATAGAGTTGCCACTACCAGACCATTACAAAGAAGACAAGACTCCCAAGTATTGCTTTTGGGAAGCCGAAGCACTCCCGAATTTGCTTCAGATTCCTACAAACCCGTATGTGGGTATCTCCAGTAATGCTTCCACACGCTCCGGAGGAAGCGCGCCCGGAAGGTCTTGTTTGTTGGCAATGCCGATTATTTTGGCTTTCGAAGCTTCTTCCTTCAGAAGATTCACCAACTTCTTGCTTTGCAGAACGTTCTCCAGAGTACTATCGGTAACTACTACACCCACCTGTGCACCAGAAATCATCTTTCCCCACAGATTGCTGAACCCGGATTGCCTTCCTATTTCCCATAGAACTATGTTTACATCATCTGATTCTACTGGGAGATTTTTAATCAAATCCTCTCTTCCAGTAGCAGTGTCAGATGAGGGTGTTCCTCCCTTAAGCAGACTCACCAATGTTGTCTTTCCTACGCCTGGAAAACCGATAACTATGACCTTTGCTCGCGCACCTTGCAAGTCACATATAGACTCGTAACGTGAATGTGTTGATGTTGCTGATACCTTGCTGCTTCTTCTGAGTGCATCCGCAAACATCTTGGTCTTCTCAATCGTATCCTCTTTGTCATCTGTTTTGTCAGCTACCAAGAAAACGATATGATTTGAATCTACTATACAGTACACTGCATGAGTCGGGAACTCCCTGTGTTTGACTTGCCCTTCCAAATCACTTGTTGGACATGAGTCAATCAGGCGGCGGAGAGAATCCATGAGATCTCCGTTCAATGATGGCTGTCGAAGCTCCATTGAATCAAGAAGCTCGCCTGCCCTGTTCAGGATGTACACTCCGTACCACATTCAATTTCGCCTTTTGCCACCTTTTTCTCATACTGCTATATTAACGTTTCAAGCAGACCGAACGTATGACTCGTGCAACACCTAGAGTTGCTACGATTTGGTGAAGACCTCAAGAAGCAGTACCTCCATCCTCAGCATCTATCCTGCTAATGTATTTGTAAAAGAAGAGATTATTTATAGAGTGGTATCTCGTGAAACTCTAGTGTTCACTCGCTTTCGGATGCCCCTAACTCTGATACCTGTGTCCCTGAAGCGTAGTCCCTGCTTTGCAGTATGATATGCTCATGTAGGAGATGTACTGATTATCCGCTGCAATTTCCTTCGTAATTTTCTAGGTACTCTTATATGTAGTGACACGGACAGTAATGTGGGGATTTGTAATTGATACAACATAAGCAGATTTCTATCTTTGTGATTTCTTGGTTAGTTCTAATCATGGGTATAGCTACTTCAGCTCCTCCTATGAATGCTAACGAAGATATAGTTGAGGTAATTCCTTTGCAGGATCAGAGCAACATTCTCATTCGAAAGGCATCTGAGACTGCTAATGATAAGGGAATACCTCTAGTATTCTACACGCCAGAACCCAAAATGGCTGAACAAAATCATCTGACATATCGAAATAAACTCAACCTAGAAACGAACGAAACTGAGAGAATCTTGATTTCCAACAGTACTAACACTGAGTATCTAAGGAAATATACAGTAGTAGAGCCTGGAAATATCTACAGGCAAGTAGTGTATAAATCTGATATTGATACTTCTTCGTGGTTTGATGATGCTCTAGCCAATGAAATTGACAAGCTACGGAAGAAATACAGAAGTATCGAATTCGGAATGGAGCTCGCGCAGTATCAAGGCGACGGATCAGCTATACTCCAACACTGGCAGTGGGAGAAAACATCAGTGGAGTTGATTTCCAGTTTGGATGACAATGGCAACGGGTGGACATACGAATCCAGCTACGCATGGGACCTCTGGGCATCTGTTGCTGACGTTGACCTTAATGAACGCTACTGGATGTTTGAGTGGATTGTCGCATCTTCTGTTGATGATGGAGATTATGAGTGTCAATTTGGGATTGGCAACCGGGTTGGACCATGGGTATCCAGTCGATATATCAAGAATGATGCGGCAGCTTATGGCCGAACAGAGCAATTGCATAGACATCAGCCTTCAGATTCAACAGGGACGTTTTCATATAGCATTAGTACTGGAATCCAAGCAACAACAACTGGTCCACAAGTCATGTTCGGCGCTAGCGCTACTTGGACGGGTCCGGATGTATCAATAGTCGATAACTCGCTTAAGAGCCAAGACTACACAGAGTGGACAGAAGCTTTCAGAGGGCCTAATTACTCAACGTATCCGTTCTGGTCCGGCCCATGTTCCGCGTCTCATAACACATATGAATCCTACAGAACTGCTCAATGGATGCATGACGCAGATGATGAGACGGGAGAATGGATTCAGGATACAGAAACGACTGTATCATGGCATACTGATGTACATTTCTATAATCTTTTCATCATTGTATGGGATAGCCACTATCACTACAATACTGATAATGAATGGACTTGGGAAAAAATCACAAATAACTAGAGAACCTCTAGTATCGGAGGAAAAGGCCAGCTTTTCCTCCAAACCCTTTCTATTGATGGAGTCAAATACAACCAATAGTGTATCATCACCAATCGTGACTAAACGCAGGTCGCTGCGTTCAAGGTTGTCATTCAGAACCGGATTCATTCCAATCTTTTTCTTATCACTGTAATTAAATATGTGGGTTGATAGTGGATATCCAGCGTAACGCTCTTGGTTTTACAATCTAATAACACACGATGTAGAGTCCAGCTATTAGAACAGAAGTCTGGCCACGGTGCCATTCCTATCAACCGGGGTTAGGTCCTCTTCAAACCCGTTTGAGGCTGCCCCTTCAAGCCCAATCATATACGAATCGGGATTGAACCGACTGAAAGGGACCAATAATCTCAGCGTATCATTTTCGACAGAAACGGGAAGGCCGGGTTCTGAGACGGTTCCGTCCTCATAGTAGAGACTAATGATATGAGAATCGGTATGGCCCTCTTCAATACCTCTTGAGACGATTATCAGCCAATAGCCATAGGGCAAGGAATCATTGTTTTCTTGTATACTCCCAGCCACCTGCATTTCAATGGCAACGTAGATTCCATCCCGATACGAGGTGATCTGTACTATATCGCAATTCGGATCTGATACGTCTCCTTCAGGATCCGTGTGGGTGATATTGGTCCGGTGGACTGGCATGCGACCAATGAAGAAAATACTGGGAATCCCGATGACGATAACGATAATTAGAATCAAAATCCACATTCTAGGTAACTTCGGCCTGAGAAATGACCATATTGATTGTTCGCCTACAGATTCAAATGGCTCTTCAATTGCTCCTCCCCAGTTTTGGCGATACCTGTTCAAAATATAAGTGACTATCAGAACCACGACGAAAATCGTAAAGAGCACACCCACGATTGCGATTTGAGACTGAGGTTCTAATTCGACTCTCGTCACCGCGATTGTGGCTTGAGGCTTGGAACAATGATGTGTAGCTTGGAACTCTGATTTTTCCCATTTTGCTGCCATCTCAAACAGGATTATCTCCACCCGTAATAATTTTATTTACATTCCCCCAAAAAACTTTTGCCGTCCTTTCTTCATCGATTGGAATTTCTATTGCCACTTGCCGGGCAGTCCAATCATCCAGACATCTTCTCCATCTTGTGTCTCACCGGGTTTCCTTAAATATAATGTCTAAAGAGTTAATCTTCAAGTAACTGTTCAGCTCACCACTACTAATGTCCGAGGCGAGCAGACCGAAAGTATGACTCGCGCTGCACCTAGAGTTGCCAGGATTTGGTGTACCCCCTCAGACCCGCTAAAATGCCAGTCTAGGTTATCTGGCCGCTTCTGCGGCCTCCTTTGCTGTTTCCAAGGGTGGCTTGAGGTCGTCGGGTACCGCTGGTTCGTATTCTCGGCCATGCTTCCTCTCTTCAAACTCCTCATGTGCCTTCTCCAATAATCCCGGCTTCGTGATTAGGTCAAGTGCCGAAGCAGCGATTACTTTGGCAGAGAAAATCAAGGACTTGTGACCGATACTCATCCCGTTGAGCGCCACGTTCTGCCAGGAATGACCTGGAATGCCAAGCACCCATGTTGCTGTATTGAACTCCATCGTAGGTGTTACCCAGCTTACGTCTGCAACATCAGTGGATCCTGGCATGACCATGCCTTCATCCCATGGGTCCGGTATAGATCTATCCATCAGTACATCCATCAGGTCCTCCCAGCCGGGCCGCTTGGTCTGTCTCAACGCTGCCCTCTTCTCTTCCTTCGAGATGGTGTCTGAGAGTTCCTTTGCAAATTTCATCTCCTCATCTGTATACTCCGGAGCCCCAATATCTCTCATGTTTGCTGTGACTATCTCACTGAGCTTCTTGTTTGGCAGCACATTGTAAGTACCTTCTAGGAATTCAACCTCATGGGTTGTTCGGGCCATCAAATCTGCACCGTCTGCTATTTTCAAGACCCAATCATAGATATGGTCTACTTGCTCACGCTCGGGAGCTCGCACATAGAACCATGTCCGAGCATAGGCGGGTACAACATTAGGCTGCATGCCCCCTTTCTCAATGACATAGTGGATACGTGCTTCCTGTACCACATGTTCTCGCATGTAGTTGACACCGGCGTTCATGAGTTCAACGGCATCCAAGGCGCTTCGCCCTCGATCTGGTGAGGCAGCTGCATGTGTTGAAAAACCATGGAAGTGGAATTTCACCGAATTCACCGCAAGTGAGCTTCCTACTCCGGCCCAGTTCATAGCCCCTGGGTGATGACTAAGCGCAGCATCAACATCATCGAACAGTCCATCTCTTACCATGAACATCTTGCCACTGTAGTTCTCCTCTGCTGGGCAACCAAAGAATTTGACTGTGCCATCGATACCATCCTTTTCCATGACGGTTTTGACTGCGATAGCTGCTGCCATTCCCGATACCCCATGGATATTATGACCACACCCGTGTCCTGGTGCCCCCTCCTTAATCGGCTCCTCGTGGGTTACTGGTTTCTGGGAGAGCCCGGGTAATGCATCATATTCTCCCATTATACCGATTACGGGTTCCCCATTTCCATATGACGCCACAAATGCTGTTGGCATGCCGGCAACCTTACGATTAACCTCGAATCCATATTCCTCCAATGTATCAGCAATCAGGGCTGCTGACTTGAATTCTTGAAGTCCGAGCTCAGCAAATTCCCAGACCTTGTCACTGACTTCAATCATGTGTGCTTCATTTTGGGCAATCCAATCCCATGCCGTTTCTTTACACAATCCTTTTCACTCCTAAGTTAAACAAACGAATGTCTCGACTCTGCCAAAACCGATACTTGAAGGTATTGTCTCGCTGTGGTAACTGAATCCCAAAGGTGAATGAAATTGAGCGTGAACAAAGAAGAAGGAGAAGACGGGGGACACTATGACTATTTCCCAGAAAAAATCGGTGCTGTTCTAGCGGTATGTTCCTTTGTATTTCCTAACTGGTTTCAATATGACCCCTCTCATATCACAATCTGGGCTGGCGGCTGGATGCTTCAGATTCGTAATTTGCAATACACATCCTCTATTGCGTTTCACATTGCGAACTTTGGTCCACTCTTGCCACTGATGATATTCATCGGCGGTCCACAGATTCTCTTTGCATACTTCATATATCGTGTTTATGAGCGCAAATCAACAGTAAGGAAAGCTTTCGCGGTGGGCAGTCTTGGATTCATTCCTCCTATGATACTCAACATACCGAACCTGCTCTACGATTTCACATCTCCGGGTTTTCCCTTCTGGCCCATTTTTCCGATTCCTTTGACTCTTCTTCTTGGCTATGTACTGATTAACCGAACTCCCCCACCTGAAGATACTCCCGGTTGGTTACAATGAGCAGGGTGATATAGATTCTAAAAAAGCTTTTTCGAATTAGAAACAAACCAGCTATGGGTCGACTATGGATACAAGTCAAAAGGTCCCCTCCCTCCCAGCTTTCTATGGCATGACAATTGTCGTCTGCCATATCCGTAACATGCGCGTCCACGTTAAAGCTCCTTTTTGAAGTATATAAGGTGTCGTTGGTGGATATTCCGCCCACAGAATGCTCTTAGAAAAACTCTAATCGGGATTTTTCGCATCCTACAGCTATGGTGTTTGACCCGATACATCGACCCGGAAACAAACAGGAACTATTATAATCTTGACAGCTGTATTTTGTTTCCGGAACTTTCCTAGGTACTACCGATTTGGAATGGCGGTTGTTGATGAATGGCCATTGAAACCATGGGGGATTCAATTGAAGGAGCCGCAGGCCATTCGGCCTACAACTCCGGCAAGGGACAAGCCCTTACCATGGCGGGTCTTCGGGATCTCCAGGAATCACCATCTCACCTCCTCAACGTTCTGAGACGATGATTGGAAGGAACACATAGGAAACAGCAGGTTCGAAGTTCCTATGTATGACCGTAGTTCGGCTCAGCGGCCGAAGTTCAGAGACTATGCAGTAGAGGTTACTAACATGTCAGAGAAAGCGCAGATTGCCACAGTTGGAAAACACGAGACCGGAAGGCTGGAATTTGTTCTATACCGGACGCAATCGGACAAACTGATTATGCTCCATACTGAAACAACACAGAAGCAAGCAAAGAACATCAAAGAGAAGGTGGAGAGGCGCCTCCCGGTAGAGCTCGTAGACGTTGAACCATGGGACTACCATGATGTCTTAGGGAAGGCTCTGGATGTCGCTTACAGGAATCGGGATTGTGATCTGCGGTTCAATCCGTCTCTTGGAACAAGGGTCATGACTTCTGCCCTGATTATGGCAGCAATGTTCACGAATTCACTAGTGTATCTCGTTAAGGAACAAAACGGAAAACCGGTGGATGTTGTAGAGGTGCTACCCATAAGACGCACCATGTTAACCCAACCAAAGAAGAATATTCTAAAGAAGCTGTTATCAGAAGGGGACTGTGTTCCGAGTCAGAGAGAACTCGGTTCACGGACAAGCTTGGCTGCATCCACTATAAGCGGACATGTCAGAGATCTCGAAGATGCGGGATACATCAGGCGCTCCAAGGGGGCGGAAGGGAATGTGATTTGCATTACCGATCTGGGTAGAATCGTGCTAAGGGTGGCTCAACATTGGAAGGAGCTGTGAAGCTCTAAGCTGCTTGGTGGAATTCTAATGGATGAAGACGTACTGCTTCAGCTTTGGCAGGAGGTGGTAGATTCAACGGAACACCGTTTCGATTTGACCTGTCCACACAGAACTCCTGATTTGTCTCCGGATATAGATTCTTCCAAGAAAAAAGCAGTTTGGCATATCGAGGTGTCCAAAGGGAAAATCCTGTATCCCGAAGGCCTGTCTCTTTCAAATCCTCTTCTTAAGGGGGTTCTTGCGCG contains these protein-coding regions:
- a CDS encoding DUF362 domain-containing protein, with the protein product MHRAMSLVSVVTGERGTEPVFRAIDLIPFEDTLEPYETVLVKPNLITGHTFETGITTDPIVVEAVIMKIMDLDKKAIVVETEGGITSPDEAIVETGMMDVIERLGSEYINMGKLDDKVELEVEKPRAIEEFKVARIAVESAIITVPSMKTLSHTTITMGLKNMFGMLTTRNKYSMHKLGTNNFVYDICKTLPPTLSVIDGFFGKSGGGPWSGKPVKMETIIASVDPVAADATAARCIGVDPYTIDHVRWLYEAGMGEITDIEVVGDGIDAVYQEWELNTE
- a CDS encoding SagB/ThcOx family dehydrogenase — protein: MDPISLPTPEKSGGKPLLEALQLRKTTRQISSKEIPLQVLSNLLWAAFGINREKASFGKPGRTAPSASNSQEIDLYVALKDGLYLYEAFPHRLAPVTDGDFRTLSIYRGASRLTKHAPVNIFYIADLTCYDTGPDQPDPHIGEPEVQKSYYYTDTGFIAQNVNLFAASEGLAAWFHNCDRDRIRAKFDLRPTQRVLFAQTVGYPP
- a CDS encoding amidohydrolase, whose product is MIEVSDKVWEFAELGLQEFKSAALIADTLEEYGFEVNRKVAGMPTAFVASYGNGEPVIGIMGEYDALPGLSQKPVTHEEPIKEGAPGHGCGHNIHGVSGMAAAIAVKTVMEKDGIDGTVKFFGCPAEENYSGKMFMVRDGLFDDVDAALSHHPGAMNWAGVGSSLAVNSVKFHFHGFSTHAAASPDRGRSALDAVELMNAGVNYMREHVVQEARIHYVIEKGGMQPNVVPAYARTWFYVRAPEREQVDHIYDWVLKIADGADLMARTTHEVEFLEGTYNVLPNKKLSEIVTANMRDIGAPEYTDEEMKFAKELSDTISKEEKRAALRQTKRPGWEDLMDVLMDRSIPDPWDEGMVMPGSTDVADVSWVTPTMEFNTATWVLGIPGHSWQNVALNGMSIGHKSLIFSAKVIAASALDLITKPGLLEKAHEEFEERKHGREYEPAVPDDLKPPLETAKEAAEAAR
- a CDS encoding MarR family transcriptional regulator, with product MYDRSSAQRPKFRDYAVEVTNMSEKAQIATVGKHETGRLEFVLYRTQSDKLIMLHTETTQKQAKNIKEKVERRLPVELVDVEPWDYHDVLGKALDVAYRNRDCDLRFNPSLGTRVMTSALIMAAMFTNSLVYLVKEQNGKPVDVVEVLPIRRTMLTQPKKNILKKLLSEGDCVPSQRELGSRTSLAASTISGHVRDLEDAGYIRRSKGAEGNVICITDLGRIVLRVAQHWKEL